One genomic window of Bradyrhizobium sp. CCGE-LA001 includes the following:
- a CDS encoding NAD(P)/FAD-dependent oxidoreductase, which produces MTKNVDAIVVGGGIHGCSTALHLCLAGLKPVLIEKDYAGRHASGVNAGGVRQLARHIPEIPLSIRSMEIWEKISDLLDDDCSFESHGQVLVAENEEELAVCRARVAELNALGFTHEELIDATELRRLVPAVAETCPGGVVSRRDGAASPAQTTTAFRRKAEQLGATVREGMAGGNIRHSGGLWHVDVGPDTYAAPVLVNAAGAWAGTIAAALGEPVPVETVAPMLMITSRVPHFIDPVVILRGRKLSFKQFSNGTVLIGGGHLAMPYQDRNETVLDWKSLATSAQTVFELFPVMRSATIVRAWAGIEAKMKDDIPVFGPSSRHKGLYHQFGFSLHGFQLGPGAGAVMAELIVNGGTQTRVSGLGIDRFHPTTL; this is translated from the coding sequence ATGACCAAAAATGTGGATGCGATCGTCGTCGGCGGCGGCATCCACGGATGCTCGACCGCGCTGCATCTATGCCTCGCCGGGTTGAAGCCAGTGCTGATCGAGAAGGACTATGCGGGCCGTCACGCCTCCGGCGTCAATGCCGGCGGCGTGCGCCAACTCGCGCGGCACATCCCCGAAATACCGCTCTCGATCCGTTCGATGGAGATTTGGGAGAAGATATCGGATCTCCTCGACGACGATTGCAGCTTCGAGAGCCACGGCCAGGTGCTGGTTGCGGAAAACGAGGAGGAACTCGCGGTTTGCCGCGCGCGCGTGGCCGAGCTCAACGCGCTCGGCTTCACCCATGAAGAGCTGATCGACGCGACTGAGCTGCGGCGTCTCGTTCCGGCGGTTGCCGAGACCTGCCCCGGCGGCGTGGTCTCGCGCCGCGACGGCGCAGCCAGTCCGGCGCAGACGACGACGGCCTTCCGTCGCAAGGCCGAGCAGTTAGGTGCGACCGTGCGCGAGGGCATGGCGGGCGGCAATATCCGTCACAGTGGCGGCCTCTGGCATGTCGACGTCGGCCCGGATACCTATGCCGCACCGGTTCTCGTCAACGCCGCCGGCGCCTGGGCCGGGACAATCGCGGCCGCGCTCGGCGAGCCGGTTCCGGTCGAGACCGTGGCGCCGATGCTGATGATCACCTCGCGCGTGCCGCACTTCATCGATCCCGTCGTGATCCTGCGCGGGCGCAAATTGTCCTTCAAGCAATTCTCCAACGGCACCGTTCTGATCGGCGGCGGCCATCTGGCAATGCCCTATCAGGACCGCAACGAAACGGTGCTCGACTGGAAAAGCCTTGCGACGAGCGCGCAGACGGTGTTCGAGCTGTTTCCGGTGATGCGCAGCGCCACCATCGTGCGGGCCTGGGCCGGCATCGAAGCCAAGATGAAGGACGACATTCCCGTGTTCGGGCCGAGCAGCCGTCACAAGGGCCTGTATCACCAGTTCGGCTTCTCGCTGCACGGCTTCCAGCTCGGCCCCGGCGCCGGCGCCGTCATGGCAGAGCTGATCGTGAACGGCGGCACCCAGACCCGTGTCAGCGGTCTCGGCATCGACCGCTTCCATCCCACCACGCTCTAG
- a CDS encoding NAD(P)/FAD-dependent oxidoreductase, producing the protein MTVAPKREAYDVVVIGAGPAGLAAAATSADAGLSTLLLDENIGPGGQVFRAISSTPVTERNQLGADYWVGADLVQSLRASSAEVIHRATVWSLDRNLDIAVSIGGASAFVKAKRVILATGALERPFPIPGWTLPGVMTAGAAQTMLKSSALVPDGRTVIAGQGPLLWLLAAQILRLGGQIDRILDTTERGNYFAALPHAFAFLTSPYFAKGLSMMREVKAKVQVVSAVTELTASGDGQLASVSYVASGKRETVPADLLLLHQGVVPNVNLAMAAGVEHRWDDLQLCWSPVLDASGNSSVAGIAIAGDGAGIGGANAAVVRGRIAARAAVEALTPAAAAKLPTMASLRADLAKAERGRVFLDTLFRPPPQFRIPSGDTIVCRCEEVTAKDVLDSVAIGATGPNQLKAYRRTGMGPCQGRLCGLTVTELMAQARGKTPQEIGYYRLRAPVKPITLAELAAVPKSEADVKAVVRG; encoded by the coding sequence ATGACTGTGGCTCCCAAGCGCGAAGCCTATGACGTCGTGGTGATCGGCGCCGGTCCCGCCGGCCTCGCCGCGGCTGCGACATCCGCCGACGCCGGCCTGTCTACGCTGCTGCTCGACGAGAATATCGGCCCCGGCGGCCAGGTGTTTCGCGCCATCTCGTCGACGCCGGTCACGGAGCGCAATCAGCTCGGTGCGGACTATTGGGTCGGTGCCGATCTCGTGCAGTCGTTGCGCGCGAGCAGCGCCGAGGTGATCCATCGCGCCACCGTGTGGAGCCTCGACCGCAATCTCGATATCGCCGTGTCGATCGGCGGTGCGTCCGCTTTCGTCAAGGCAAAGCGGGTGATCCTCGCGACCGGCGCGCTGGAGCGGCCGTTCCCGATTCCGGGCTGGACGCTGCCCGGCGTGATGACGGCCGGCGCGGCGCAGACCATGTTGAAATCATCGGCTCTGGTGCCTGACGGCCGAACCGTCATCGCAGGGCAGGGGCCGCTGCTCTGGCTGCTCGCCGCGCAGATCCTGCGCCTCGGCGGTCAGATCGACCGCATCCTCGACACCACCGAGCGCGGCAATTATTTCGCCGCGCTGCCCCATGCCTTCGCCTTCCTGACCTCGCCCTATTTCGCCAAGGGCCTGTCGATGATGCGCGAGGTGAAGGCGAAGGTGCAGGTCGTCTCCGCCGTCACAGAGCTCACGGCGTCCGGTGACGGTCAGCTCGCGAGCGTGAGCTATGTCGCCAGCGGCAAGCGCGAGACTGTCCCCGCCGATCTGCTGCTGCTGCATCAGGGCGTCGTGCCCAACGTCAATCTGGCAATGGCGGCCGGCGTCGAGCACCGCTGGGACGATCTGCAATTGTGCTGGTCGCCGGTGCTGGACGCGAGCGGAAATTCCTCGGTCGCTGGTATCGCCATCGCCGGCGATGGCGCCGGCATCGGTGGCGCCAATGCGGCTGTGGTGCGCGGCCGGATAGCGGCGCGCGCAGCGGTGGAAGCGCTGACGCCAGCGGCCGCCGCGAAGTTGCCCACGATGGCGAGCCTGCGCGCTGATCTCGCCAAGGCCGAGCGCGGCCGCGTCTTCCTCGACACGCTGTTCCGCCCCCCGCCGCAATTCCGAATTCCCTCCGGCGACACCATCGTTTGCCGCTGCGAAGAGGTGACGGCAAAGGACGTTCTAGATTCCGTCGCGATCGGCGCGACCGGTCCGAATCAGCTCAAGGCCTATCGCCGCACCGGCATGGGTCCGTGCCAGGGCCGGCTCTGCGGCCTCACCGTCACCGAGCTGATGGCGCAAGCGCGTGGGAAGACGCCGCAGGAGATCGGCTACTATCGACTGCGCGCGCCGGTAAAGCCGATCACGCTTGCCGAGCTCGCCGCCGTCCCTAAGAGCGAGGCGGACGTCAAGGCGGTGGTGCGCGGATGA
- a CDS encoding (2Fe-2S)-binding protein has translation MFRRSEQDKRPQVQIFVDGVAVAARQGDTVSAALLASGVDARRSTAVSGSPRLPYCMMGVCFDCLVTIDGVGNRQGCLVPVAEGMQVEIQKGKREIGR, from the coding sequence ATGTTTAGACGATCCGAACAGGACAAGCGTCCTCAGGTGCAGATCTTCGTCGACGGCGTCGCGGTCGCGGCGCGCCAGGGCGACACCGTCTCTGCGGCGCTGTTGGCCTCCGGCGTCGACGCGCGGCGCTCGACTGCGGTGAGCGGTTCGCCGCGGCTGCCTTATTGCATGATGGGCGTGTGCTTCGACTGTCTCGTTACCATCGACGGCGTCGGCAACCGCCAGGGCTGCCTCGTGCCCGTTGCTGAGGGCATGCAGGTCGAGATCCAGAAGGGCAAGCGGGAGATCGGAAGATGA
- a CDS encoding NAD(P)/FAD-dependent oxidoreductase: MSKDYDVAVVGGGLLGSAIAWGLGRLGKRVAVLDEGDITKRASRANFALVWVQSKGLGMPAYTVWTVRASQAWSRLAEELKQQTGLDVSLQQNGGFHLTLGEDEFGQRTELVKRMHNQVGAADYKMEMLPASEVKKALPLIGPEVSGGSYCPLDGHVNSLRTFRAFHTGFRALGIDYFPERSVSAIGKSGGEFRLTTPQGELRAAKIVLAAGNANQTLAPMVGLYAPMGPTRGQIVVTERTMPFLPHPLTTVRQTDEGTVMIGDSKEDELDDRALKHSISAVMTDRAQRMFPHLSRLNVVRSWAGIRVMPQDGFPIYDQSETHPGAFVACCHSGVTLASNHAFEIARMVVQGALEPELVGAFSASRFGGAGAANNSGY, from the coding sequence ATGTCCAAAGACTATGACGTCGCCGTGGTCGGCGGCGGGCTACTCGGCTCCGCCATTGCCTGGGGCCTCGGCCGGCTCGGCAAGCGCGTCGCCGTGCTCGACGAAGGCGACATTACCAAGCGTGCCTCGCGCGCGAATTTCGCGCTGGTCTGGGTGCAGAGCAAGGGCCTCGGCATGCCCGCTTATACGGTGTGGACCGTACGGGCGTCGCAGGCCTGGAGCCGGCTCGCGGAGGAGTTGAAGCAACAGACCGGCCTCGACGTCTCGCTTCAGCAGAATGGCGGCTTTCATCTCACGCTCGGCGAGGACGAATTCGGCCAGCGCACCGAGCTGGTCAAGCGCATGCACAACCAGGTCGGCGCGGCCGATTACAAGATGGAGATGCTGCCGGCATCCGAGGTGAAGAAGGCGCTGCCGCTGATCGGGCCCGAGGTCTCCGGCGGCAGCTATTGTCCGCTCGACGGCCACGTCAATTCATTGCGCACCTTCCGCGCCTTCCATACCGGCTTCAGAGCGTTGGGCATCGACTATTTTCCGGAGCGCTCGGTCTCCGCGATCGGCAAGAGTGGCGGTGAATTCCGTCTGACCACGCCGCAGGGCGAGCTGCGCGCCGCCAAGATCGTGCTCGCGGCCGGCAATGCCAACCAGACGCTGGCGCCTATGGTCGGCCTTTACGCGCCGATGGGCCCGACCCGCGGCCAGATCGTGGTGACCGAGCGCACCATGCCGTTCCTGCCGCATCCGCTGACCACGGTCCGCCAGACCGACGAGGGCACGGTGATGATCGGCGACAGCAAGGAGGACGAGCTCGACGACCGCGCGCTGAAGCATTCGATCAGCGCCGTGATGACCGATCGCGCCCAGCGCATGTTCCCGCATCTGTCGCGGCTCAACGTGGTCCGAAGCTGGGCCGGCATCCGCGTGATGCCGCAGGACGGCTTTCCGATCTATGACCAGTCGGAGACGCATCCCGGTGCCTTCGTCGCCTGCTGCCATTCCGGCGTGACGCTCGCCTCCAACCACGCCTTCGAGATCGCGCGCATGGTGGTGCAGGGCGCGCTCGAGCCGGAGCTGGTCGGCGCGTTCTCGGCCAGCCGCTTCGGCGGCGCGGGCGCGGCGAACAACAGCGGCTATTAG
- a CDS encoding ABC transporter permease, translated as MRRNGPLALIFHAVFVMVMVAPILVVCLVAFTPEGYLSLPTNGFSLRWFRTIANYPEFIHAFWVSLGLGALSSLVALLFAVPAALAIARYRFRGRDALAALFLSPLMIPHVVLGIAFLRFFTSAGMGGSFAALIIAHVIIVFPFALRLTLAAATGMDRTVEMAAVSLGANGWTLFRRVTLPLILPGVISGWALAFIQSFDDLTMTVFLAAPGTETLPVRMFLYIQDNIDPLVTSVSACVIAITMGALIVLDRFYGLDRVLAGKGDTGR; from the coding sequence ATGAGACGGAACGGCCCGCTCGCGCTGATCTTCCATGCCGTCTTCGTCATGGTCATGGTGGCGCCGATCCTGGTGGTCTGCCTCGTCGCCTTCACGCCCGAGGGATATTTGTCGCTGCCGACCAACGGCTTCTCGCTGCGCTGGTTCAGGACGATCGCGAACTATCCGGAATTCATCCACGCCTTCTGGGTCAGCCTCGGGCTCGGCGCGCTGTCGTCCCTGGTGGCGCTGCTGTTCGCGGTGCCGGCGGCACTTGCGATCGCGCGCTATCGCTTCCGTGGGCGCGACGCGCTGGCGGCGCTGTTCCTGTCGCCGCTGATGATCCCGCATGTCGTGCTCGGCATCGCCTTCCTGCGCTTCTTCACATCCGCCGGGATGGGCGGCAGCTTCGCGGCGCTGATCATCGCGCATGTCATCATCGTGTTTCCGTTCGCGTTGCGGCTGACGTTGGCAGCTGCGACCGGCATGGACCGCACCGTCGAGATGGCGGCGGTCTCGCTCGGTGCCAATGGCTGGACGCTGTTCCGCCGCGTGACCTTGCCCTTGATCCTGCCCGGCGTGATCAGCGGCTGGGCGCTCGCCTTCATCCAATCCTTCGACGATCTCACCATGACCGTCTTCCTCGCGGCACCCGGCACCGAGACGTTGCCGGTCCGCATGTTCCTCTACATCCAGGACAACATCGATCCGCTGGTGACGTCGGTCTCGGCCTGCGTGATCGCGATTACCATGGGTGCCCTCATTGTGCTCGACCGCTTCTACGGGCTCGACCGTGTGCTCGCCGGCAAGGGCGATACGGGACGATAG
- a CDS encoding ABC transporter permease, with protein MSAVAEERSTRAPWALTAPALMLFVGVLLIPLAMTVMLSFHDWGQYKGIEPVFILKNWHEIATDPYYAEMFWRTFRVAILTTLLTALLGAPEAYILNRMSGRWKSFFLLIILGPLLISVVARTLGWALLFGGNNGLVNKLLMSLGVIGSPIPFMFTETGMVIALAHVMMPFMVLSVWAALQRLDPQIENAAMSLGASPATIIRRIIMPQIMPGVLSGAIIVFSLSASAFATPAIIGGRRLKVAATLAYDEFLNTLNWPLGAAVATLLLAALVLIVVGSNALIERRYAEVFR; from the coding sequence ATGAGCGCGGTCGCCGAGGAACGCAGCACGCGTGCGCCATGGGCGCTGACGGCGCCGGCCCTGATGCTGTTCGTCGGCGTTCTGCTGATCCCGCTCGCCATGACCGTGATGCTGTCGTTCCACGATTGGGGCCAGTACAAGGGCATCGAGCCGGTCTTCATCCTCAAGAACTGGCACGAGATCGCGACCGATCCCTATTACGCCGAGATGTTCTGGCGGACCTTTCGTGTCGCCATCCTGACCACGCTGCTCACGGCGCTGTTGGGGGCGCCCGAAGCCTACATCCTCAACCGGATGAGCGGCCGCTGGAAGAGCTTCTTCCTGCTGATCATTCTCGGGCCGCTGCTGATCTCCGTGGTGGCACGCACGCTGGGCTGGGCGCTGCTGTTCGGCGGCAACAACGGGCTCGTCAACAAGCTCCTGATGTCGCTCGGGGTGATCGGCTCCCCCATTCCCTTCATGTTCACCGAAACCGGCATGGTGATCGCGCTTGCGCATGTGATGATGCCGTTCATGGTGCTGTCGGTGTGGGCGGCCCTCCAGCGTCTCGATCCCCAGATCGAGAATGCCGCGATGTCGCTCGGCGCAAGCCCCGCGACCATCATCCGCCGCATCATCATGCCGCAGATCATGCCCGGCGTGCTCTCAGGCGCCATCATCGTGTTCTCGCTTTCGGCCAGCGCCTTTGCGACGCCGGCCATCATCGGCGGCCGCCGGCTCAAGGTCGCGGCAACGCTCGCCTATGACGAATTCCTCAACACGCTCAATTGGCCGCTCGGTGCGGCGGTCGCAACGCTGCTGCTGGCCGCGCTGGTGCTGATCGTCGTCGGCAGCAACGCGCTGATCGAGCGCCGATATGCGGAGGTGTTCCGATGA
- a CDS encoding ABC transporter ATP-binding protein, giving the protein MAYLELDRVAKQFGPQTVVDDFSLSVGKGEFISFLGPSGCGKTTTLQMIAGFLDPTRGAIRLEGKDLTAIQPAKRGLGIVFQSYALFPHMTAAENVAFGLEMRNVARAERAERVRAALAMVGLAGYEDRHPRRMSGGQQQRVALARALVIKPSVLLLDEPLSNLDAKLREEMQIELRQIQRTIGTTTILVTHDQNEAMSLSDRIVVMSQGKIEQIGTPQETYEKPASAFVSQFLGKTNDFAAVVDRTATPAQLTAGSWSAPAPAGLNGPVTVSIRPERIGFGEAGLNAKILTRIFQGNHWLFQCESECGPAIVIRQNDGKAQPTEGEAVRLAWRPEDMSVRARAGA; this is encoded by the coding sequence ATGGCCTATCTCGAGCTCGATCGGGTCGCAAAACAGTTCGGCCCGCAGACTGTGGTCGACGACTTCAGTCTGTCGGTGGGGAAGGGGGAGTTCATCTCCTTCCTCGGCCCGTCCGGCTGCGGCAAGACCACGACGTTGCAGATGATCGCGGGCTTCCTTGATCCGACGCGCGGCGCGATCCGCCTGGAGGGCAAGGACCTGACCGCGATCCAGCCGGCCAAGCGCGGCCTCGGCATCGTGTTCCAGAGCTATGCGTTGTTTCCGCACATGACCGCGGCGGAGAACGTCGCCTTCGGTCTCGAAATGCGCAACGTGGCGCGGGCCGAGCGGGCCGAGCGTGTCCGTGCCGCGCTCGCGATGGTGGGCCTTGCCGGTTACGAGGACAGGCATCCCCGAAGGATGTCCGGCGGCCAGCAGCAGCGCGTGGCGCTGGCGCGTGCGCTGGTGATCAAGCCGAGCGTGCTCCTGCTCGACGAGCCGCTGTCCAATCTCGACGCAAAGCTGCGCGAGGAGATGCAGATCGAGCTGCGCCAGATCCAGCGCACCATTGGCACCACCACGATCCTCGTCACCCACGACCAGAACGAGGCGATGTCGCTGTCCGACCGCATCGTGGTGATGAGCCAGGGCAAGATCGAACAGATCGGCACGCCGCAGGAGACTTACGAGAAGCCGGCCTCGGCCTTCGTCTCGCAGTTCCTCGGCAAGACCAACGATTTTGCCGCGGTGGTCGACCGGACCGCGACGCCGGCGCAATTGACCGCGGGCTCCTGGAGTGCGCCGGCGCCGGCCGGTCTCAATGGTCCCGTCACCGTCAGCATCCGCCCCGAGCGCATCGGCTTTGGCGAAGCGGGCCTCAACGCAAAAATCCTCACGCGCATCTTCCAGGGCAATCACTGGCTGTTCCAGTGCGAGAGCGAATGCGGCCCGGCCATCGTGATTCGCCAGAACGACGGCAAGGCCCAGCCAACCGAAGGCGAGGCGGTTCGCCTTGCCTGGCGGCCCGAGGACATGAGCGTGCGCGCGAGGGCCGGCGCATGA
- a CDS encoding ABC transporter substrate-binding protein translates to MKTLRLLTAVSLAALIAVPSAASAQQKTLYVAGYGGSFEKTIRDEVIPAFEKENGVKVEYVAGNSTDTLAKLQAQKGNQQIDVAIVDDGPMYQAIQLGFCGKLDGLPADLYDTARFKDDRAVAIGIVATGLMYNTKVFKEKGWAPPTSWNDLKDTKYAKQLVIPPINNTYGLEALVMLSKMNGGGETNVDSGFKIFKEQINPNVLAYEPSPGKMTELFQSGQAVIAVWGTGRVQSFANTGFPVDFVYPKEGAATLLTTACPINKPNASPLAVSFVKTLLDPKIQLVMLKDYGYGPVLKSLVVPPELGKMAPIGERAAKLYNPDWTVINEKREEWTKRWNREVER, encoded by the coding sequence ATGAAAACTCTACGTCTTCTGACCGCTGTCAGCCTCGCAGCGCTCATCGCCGTCCCGTCGGCCGCATCGGCCCAGCAAAAGACGCTCTACGTCGCCGGCTATGGCGGCTCGTTCGAGAAGACGATCCGCGACGAGGTGATCCCGGCCTTCGAGAAGGAAAACGGCGTCAAGGTCGAATACGTCGCCGGCAACTCCACCGACACCCTGGCCAAGCTCCAGGCGCAGAAGGGCAATCAGCAGATCGACGTCGCCATCGTCGACGACGGCCCGATGTACCAGGCGATCCAGCTCGGCTTCTGCGGCAAGCTCGACGGCCTGCCCGCCGATCTCTACGACACCGCGCGCTTCAAGGACGATCGCGCAGTCGCGATCGGCATCGTCGCGACCGGCCTGATGTACAACACCAAGGTGTTCAAGGAGAAAGGCTGGGCGCCGCCGACCTCGTGGAATGATCTGAAGGACACGAAATACGCCAAGCAGCTCGTGATCCCGCCGATCAACAACACCTACGGCCTCGAAGCGCTGGTGATGCTATCGAAGATGAACGGCGGCGGCGAGACCAACGTCGATTCCGGCTTCAAGATATTCAAGGAGCAGATCAACCCGAACGTGCTCGCCTACGAGCCGTCGCCGGGCAAGATGACCGAGCTGTTCCAGTCCGGTCAGGCCGTGATCGCGGTGTGGGGCACCGGCCGCGTGCAGAGCTTCGCCAACACCGGCTTCCCCGTCGACTTCGTCTATCCGAAGGAAGGCGCGGCAACGCTTCTGACGACGGCGTGTCCGATCAACAAGCCCAACGCTTCGCCGCTGGCTGTGAGCTTCGTCAAGACGCTGCTCGATCCCAAGATCCAGCTCGTGATGCTCAAGGACTATGGCTATGGCCCGGTGCTGAAATCGCTAGTGGTCCCGCCGGAGCTCGGCAAGATGGCGCCGATCGGCGAGCGCGCGGCCAAGCTCTATAATCCGGACTGGACAGTCATCAACGAGAAGCGCGAGGAGTGGACCAAGCGCTGGAACCGCGAGGTCGAGCGCTGA
- a CDS encoding LysR substrate-binding domain-containing protein, giving the protein MARINSRQVEAFRATMLTGSVTEAAKLMVVTQPAVSRLLRDFQALLKMELFERRGTGLVPTAAAMALYTEVERSFVGLERITAAAEEIRGRRTGSLRIAALPALANGYLPRLAGHFLKERPNLNLAFFGVISPIVVDWVLNNQCDIGFAEVPIAHSGLPSLRLPALARVAVLPTGHHLAEKEVLEPRDFEGETFISLSAGSSSRHLVDQVFHRSDVRRVLRVETTLSEIMCGMVSSGLGVSICDPFTAQEFATRGVVVRRFLPRIDFEFSAVFPAQRSPSPVALDLVETMRKALIEFEDESARDFAPG; this is encoded by the coding sequence ATGGCGCGGATCAATTCGCGGCAGGTCGAGGCCTTCCGCGCGACGATGCTGACGGGCAGCGTCACCGAGGCGGCGAAGCTGATGGTGGTGACGCAGCCGGCGGTCAGCCGGCTGCTGCGCGACTTCCAGGCGCTCTTGAAAATGGAGCTGTTCGAGCGCCGCGGCACCGGTCTCGTGCCGACCGCAGCGGCGATGGCGCTCTACACCGAGGTCGAGCGCTCCTTCGTCGGTCTCGAACGCATCACCGCGGCCGCCGAGGAAATCCGCGGCCGCCGCACCGGCTCGCTGCGCATCGCCGCGCTGCCGGCCTTGGCGAACGGCTATCTGCCGCGGCTCGCCGGACACTTCCTGAAGGAACGCCCCAACCTCAACCTCGCCTTCTTCGGCGTGATCTCCCCGATCGTGGTCGACTGGGTGCTGAACAATCAATGCGACATCGGCTTTGCCGAGGTACCGATCGCGCATTCCGGCCTGCCCAGCCTGCGGCTTCCGGCGCTCGCCCGCGTCGCGGTGCTGCCGACCGGGCATCATCTGGCGGAAAAGGAAGTGCTGGAGCCGCGCGATTTCGAGGGCGAGACGTTCATCTCGCTGTCGGCGGGATCGTCGAGCCGGCATCTCGTCGACCAGGTCTTCCACCGCAGCGATGTCCGCCGCGTGCTCCGCGTCGAGACCACACTGTCGGAGATCATGTGCGGGATGGTGTCATCGGGACTCGGGGTGTCGATCTGCGATCCCTTCACCGCGCAGGAATTTGCCACGCGCGGCGTCGTCGTCCGCCGCTTCCTGCCGCGCATCGATTTCGAGTTCTCCGCCGTCTTCCCGGCGCAGCGCAGTCCCTCGCCGGTGGCGCTGGATCTGGTCGAGACCATGCGCAAGGCGCTCATTGAGTTCGAGGACGAGTCGGCACGGGATTTTGCACCGGGCTGA
- a CDS encoding type 1 glutamine amidotransferase, which produces MARITIIETGLVPEKHRERHGSFPDMFARMVRAADPAVGVDVISIPNGDALPEPRKLEAVLITGAAAGVYDGLDWIAPLEDFVRSAYANKSPMVGVCFGHQLIAQALGGTVRKSDKGWGIGRHVYQVLPENGVIDGETVAIAASHQDQVIEPPNDALTILSSDFTPHAGLLYANGTTLTVQPHPEFDVEFAQVCCDLRDGKAPDDVVATARQSLAEPMDSAKLGGAITRFLARRATP; this is translated from the coding sequence ATGGCACGCATCACCATCATCGAGACCGGGCTCGTTCCTGAAAAACATCGCGAGCGCCACGGCTCGTTTCCGGACATGTTCGCGCGCATGGTCCGCGCCGCGGATCCGGCAGTTGGTGTGGATGTCATCAGCATCCCGAACGGCGATGCGCTGCCCGAGCCGCGCAAGCTCGAAGCCGTGCTGATCACAGGTGCTGCAGCCGGCGTCTATGATGGGCTCGACTGGATCGCACCGCTGGAAGATTTCGTGCGCAGCGCTTACGCCAACAAGTCGCCAATGGTGGGCGTCTGCTTCGGCCACCAACTGATCGCGCAGGCGCTCGGCGGCACGGTGCGCAAGTCCGACAAGGGCTGGGGCATCGGCCGGCACGTCTATCAGGTGCTGCCCGAGAACGGCGTGATCGACGGCGAAACGGTCGCGATCGCTGCCTCGCACCAGGACCAGGTGATCGAGCCGCCGAACGACGCGCTGACGATCCTCTCCTCCGACTTCACGCCGCACGCCGGCCTGCTCTACGCCAACGGCACCACGCTGACCGTGCAGCCGCATCCGGAATTCGACGTCGAATTCGCGCAAGTGTGCTGCGATCTGCGCGACGGCAAGGCGCCGGATGACGTGGTCGCAACAGCGAGGCAGTCGCTGGCGGAGCCGATGGACAGCGCAAAGCTCGGTGGCGCGATTACGAGGTTCTTGGCGCGGCGCGCGACGCCTTAG
- a CDS encoding nuclear transport factor 2 family protein, translating to MSRPPLPPFTRETAAQKARMAEDAWNSRDPVKVSLAYTEDSRWRNRSEVFQGREAIVAFLTRKWEKEQDYRLIKDLWAFDGNRIAVRFQYEWHDAGGQWYRSYGNEQWEFDEHGLMKRREASINDIAIAEKDRRFHWAAPGPRPADVPGLGTDPF from the coding sequence ATGTCGCGCCCGCCGCTTCCGCCCTTCACGAGAGAAACTGCCGCGCAAAAAGCGCGTATGGCCGAGGATGCCTGGAATTCGCGCGATCCGGTGAAGGTGTCGCTCGCCTATACCGAGGACAGCCGCTGGCGCAATCGCTCGGAGGTGTTTCAGGGCCGCGAGGCCATCGTGGCCTTCCTCACCCGCAAATGGGAGAAGGAGCAGGACTATCGTCTGATCAAGGACCTCTGGGCTTTCGACGGCAACCGCATCGCGGTGCGCTTCCAATACGAATGGCACGATGCCGGCGGCCAGTGGTATCGCTCCTACGGCAACGAGCAGTGGGAGTTCGACGAGCACGGCTTGATGAAGCGGCGCGAGGCCTCGATCAACGACATCGCGATCGCTGAGAAGGATCGCCGGTTTCACTGGGCCGCGCCGGGGCCGCGGCCGGCGGATGTGCCGGGGCTGGGGACTGATCCGTTCTGA
- the ybgC gene encoding tol-pal system-associated acyl-CoA thioesterase, with protein MTAHLDGEIRDGRHHMQVRVYYEDTDFSGIVYHANYLRYMERGRTNHLRLMGAEQQALFDQVETEGAGFAFVVRSMHLDFLKPARMDDVLDVVTWPVAVKGASIMLAQEVRRGEDVLVKAEVRVAFISGGRAQPIPKSIRTLMKADLIS; from the coding sequence GTGACTGCCCATCTCGACGGCGAGATCCGCGACGGCCGCCACCACATGCAGGTCCGCGTCTATTACGAAGACACCGATTTCTCGGGGATCGTCTATCACGCCAACTACCTGCGCTACATGGAGCGCGGACGGACCAACCATCTGAGGCTGATGGGCGCCGAACAGCAGGCGCTGTTCGACCAGGTCGAGACGGAGGGCGCGGGCTTTGCCTTCGTCGTGCGCTCGATGCATCTGGATTTCCTCAAGCCGGCGCGAATGGACGATGTGCTCGACGTCGTGACCTGGCCGGTCGCAGTGAAGGGCGCCTCCATCATGCTGGCGCAGGAGGTGCGGCGTGGTGAGGACGTGCTGGTGAAGGCCGAGGTGCGGGTCGCCTTCATCAGTGGCGGCCGCGCACAACCGATCCCGAAATCGATCCGCACCTTGATGAAGGCCGATTTGATTTCGTGA